The Ardenticatena maritima DNA window GCCGATGTAGAAGACGTTGAGCGCCGGGCGGATGATGAGTTGCAAGTTGGGATCGGCTTCGATGGTGGCATAATCATCCGGGCTGGGGTTGTCAATGCCGTCCACCGTCCCCGATTGCAGTTCAAGCAAGCGGGCGGCGCCTTCGGTGCTCCAGCGGAAGACCAGCGTTTCGGTCTGCGCCGGGTCGCCCCAGTAATCATCGAAGCGCTTGAAGACAATGCTTTCACCGCGGTTCCACGATTCAAGCATGTAGGGCCCCGTGCCCACCGGATTTTCCAGCGGCGAGCCGCCGGTGGCTTCCAGGTGTTCGCGCGGCTGAATGGCGAACGCCGAGAAAGCCGCTTTCGAGGGGAACGCGGGGTCGGGCGCGCACATGGTGAACTGCACGGTCAGTTCGTCCACCGCGCGGATTTCCTTCAACAAGCCGCCGTAATCACACGAACCGGCCGAGACAGTCAGCAAACCGTTTTCTTCGCTCCAGCCGGCGGCGGCCACTTCACCACCTTCACCGCCCATGCTTTCGCCCTCAGGCGGGAAGACGCGCACCCATTCGCCGTTCTGCACCTGGTAGATGATGATGTTCGCCGAACCACAGTCGCCTTTCTCGTCGCACGTAATCGTGCCGCTCAGACCCTGGTAGTTCTTCGTCGCACGCACCGCTTCCGCCAACGCCTTGCGCGGAATCAGCAGCGTGCCGTCTTCCCGTTCCACCGCCACTTTCTCAATCGCGTTCAGCAGCACCATCGTCGCGTCATACGCGTGCGCGTGGAACGGTCCCAGTTCGCTCGGCTCCACGCCGTACTTCTCCTTGTACCGTGCGCGGAACGCTTCCAACTCCGGCGACCCCGCCGGCAGGTCTGCAAACGTCGCATACGACCCTTCCGCCGCCCCACCAGCCGCTTCAATGTACTGGTCCGAGAACGCACCGTCGTCCGTGAAGAAAATCGCATCTTCCAGGCCTACTTCGTTCTTCTGGCTCACCAGCAACGCCGCTTCCGCCTGGAACCCACCAAAGTAAATCGCTTCCGGCGCGTTCGCCGCAATCTTCGTCAACGTCGCGCGGAAGTCCTTTTCGCCAACCGTGATCCCTTCGTAGTCGGTCACTTCCCCGCCAAGACCCTCGAACGTTTCCTTGAACACGTCCGCCAGGCCCTGACCATACGCCGACCCGTCATGTATCACCGCGACCTTCCGCACTCCCAACTCGTTGTACAGGTACTCGGCCGCCGCCGACCCCTGCACCGCGTCGTTCCACG harbors:
- a CDS encoding ABC transporter substrate-binding protein, with protein sequence WNDAVQGSAAAEYLYNELGVRKVAVIHDGSAYGQGLADVFKETFEGLGGEVTDYEGITVGEKDFRATLTKIAANAPEAIYFGGFQAEAALLVSQKNEVGLEDAIFFTDDGAFSDQYIEAAGGAAEGSYATFADLPAGSPELEAFRARYKEKYGVEPSELGPFHAHAYDATMVLLNAIEKVAVEREDGTLLIPRKALAEAVRATKNYQGLSGTITCDEKGDCGSANIIIYQVQNGEWVRVFPPEGESMGGEGGEVAAAGWSEENGLLTVSAGSCDYGGLLKEIRAVDELTVQFTMCAPDPAFPSKAAFSAFAIQPREHLEATGGSPLENPVGTGPYMLESWNRGESIVFKRFDDYWGDPAQTETLVFRWSTEGAARLLELQSGTVDGIDNPSPDDYATIEADPNLQLIIRPALNVFYIGMNNTYEPFNDERVRQAIAMGIDRERIVKSFYPEGSEVASHFTPCAIPNGCVGEPWYDFDPERARELLAEAGYPDGFKTKIYYRDVFRSYLPEPGLVAQDIQAQLKENLNIDAEIVVMESGAFIQAADAGELDGLHLLGWGADYPHVTNFLDFHFGAGASKQFGEKFSDIVENLQKGAQIADPEEARPYYEAANNAIKQHVPMVPVAHGASAVAYRADVENAHASPLGNEYFAVMKPGDRDTFVWMQNAEPISLYCGDETDGESLRACEQVTESLLAYEVGGTAVQPALATSCDPNEDLTVWTCKLREGVKFHDGSTLDANDVVVSWGLQWDASHPLHKGNSGAFTYFSALWGGFINDTGE